Genomic window (Dictyoglomus thermophilum H-6-12):
AAAAGACAAAAAGCCAAAAGATTTGTATTGCCAAAGAGTTTAAATAATCAAAAATAGTAAGACTTTTATTAATTAAGATCTCTATAGGCATATGGTATATGGTTTTAAAAGGTAAAATCTCTAATATTTTTCTTAGATTTTCTGGAAAAAGGGGAATAGGTATTATACCTCCTGATAGAAATAATATTATGGAATCCTTTGTGACAGAGAGTCCCCAAATAGATTCAGTAAAAAAGGCAGTAACTCCCACAATAAAATCAATATTGAAATATATTAAGTATGAAATGATTACAGAGATCACAAAGAATAAAAAATTAATGCCCATGTTAATTGGCATTCTGAGAATAAACTTTAATAGAACCAAAACTGGCAGGGTTATGGTTAGTAAATTCAGAATAACCCATGTTATTCTCTTGAAAAACATATAAATTTGAAAGTCTAAGGGCTTTGTCAAAATTATGGAGAGATTTCCACTTATCATAAGCTGAGATATATCCCAATCTACCCATGTTTGGAATAATCCAAAGATTGCAGTAGCTAAAGAAAGGTAGGTAAAAGTACTTTCAAAATTCATACTTAAATTTTCTTGTCCCAAGCTTTTATATATGGCCTTCCACAAAAAGAAAATCAGTAAAATATAAATATACTTCTCTAAGGCATTAAAAAATAGAGAAAACCTATAAACCATCCTTTCAAGGAGAAATCCTTTGGCTATATAAATGTACTTTTTCATTTCCTTGACTCCTCATAAATGAGCTTTATTACTTCTTCGGTCTGTATATCTTCTGTATGGATATCCTCTATAGGTATGAAGTTTGTAATGAACCTGAGTATTTCTAACAAATTTACATCTTGTTTTTTAAAGCTTATGTCTAACCAATAAGATTTAATCGCACAGTCAGATATTACATCGTTAAATTTTTCCAATAGAAGTACTTTTATCTTATTGATCTCTTCTTCATCTACATTATCTCCTACTCTTATTTTTGCCTTTCTATACATCTTGAATTTTTCCTTTAGATCCTCCAAAAGACCATCGTATATGATTTTCCCTTTGTCTATCACAATAATACGAGGACAAAGAGCTTCCACATCGTTCATATCATGGGTTGCGAGAAGAATGGTTGTATTTTTTCTCCTGTTTAGTTCTTTTATTAATTTTCTTACCTTATCCTTTATCAAGATATCAAGTCCTATAGTAGGTTCGTCTAAAAATACTACCTTGGGATTATGGAGAAAAGAGGCTAAGATGTCACAAAGTACTCGTTGGCCTAAGGACATTTGCCTTACAGGTTTTCTGTAAAGAGCTTCTATACCGATGATTTCCTCAAAAAGCTCTAAATTCTCTTTGAAGGTTCTTTCATCTATCTCATAAATCTCTTTCAAGATCTTAAAAGATTCAATAAGAGGCAGAGACCACCAAAGTTGAGTTCTTTGACCAAAAACTACCCCAATATTTTTTGCATTTTTTATCCTATCTTTATAAGGAATAACATTATTTATTAAAACTTCTCCACCATCTGGTTCTAAGACTCCTGTCATTATCTTAATTGTTGTAGATTTTCCAGCTCCGTTAGGTCCTAAGAAGCCTACTATCTCTCCTTCTTTTATTTCCATAGAAATTCCATCTACAGCCTTTACATAGAAATAATCTTGAGAAAAAAGGTCTTTTACTGTACCCCAAAATCCCTCTCTCCTGTTTAACACTTTAAAATACTTTCTTAAATTACTTACTTTTATAACACTATCTACCATAGGCTTAAATCCTTTCTTATTTTTTCTTCCTCAAGTTTTATAGGAATAAAGGGAAATAAGAGCTTTATTAAGAATAATAATCTTGTAAAATTGAACTTATAAAAGAGGGATTTAAAGACAAAAAGAATAGCCTTAAACTTGTTGATCTTATGG
Coding sequences:
- a CDS encoding ABC transporter permease, yielding MKKYIYIAKGFLLERMVYRFSLFFNALEKYIYILLIFFLWKAIYKSLGQENLSMNFESTFTYLSLATAIFGLFQTWVDWDISQLMISGNLSIILTKPLDFQIYMFFKRITWVILNLLTITLPVLVLLKFILRMPINMGINFLFFVISVIISYLIYFNIDFIVGVTAFFTESIWGLSVTKDSIILFLSGGIIPIPLFPENLRKILEILPFKTIYHMPIEILINKSLTIFDYLNSLAIQIFWLFVFLTLSRIYYKLTERFIKINGG
- a CDS encoding ABC transporter ATP-binding protein — encoded protein: MVDSVIKVSNLRKYFKVLNRREGFWGTVKDLFSQDYFYVKAVDGISMEIKEGEIVGFLGPNGAGKSTTIKIMTGVLEPDGGEVLINNVIPYKDRIKNAKNIGVVFGQRTQLWWSLPLIESFKILKEIYEIDERTFKENLELFEEIIGIEALYRKPVRQMSLGQRVLCDILASFLHNPKVVFLDEPTIGLDILIKDKVRKLIKELNRRKNTTILLATHDMNDVEALCPRIIVIDKGKIIYDGLLEDLKEKFKMYRKAKIRVGDNVDEEEINKIKVLLLEKFNDVISDCAIKSYWLDISFKKQDVNLLEILRFITNFIPIEDIHTEDIQTEEVIKLIYEESRK